One stretch of Verrucomicrobiia bacterium DNA includes these proteins:
- a CDS encoding AP protein yields MKSIATALLAAVGLAAFIAPSAHGADRATRHVFLISTDGLRWEEVFRGAEEILISREYGNVGNTNALRELYWRPTPEARRQALLPFLWSTVATQGQLWGNRDLRSDVRVSNTRLFSYPGYNELLTGYADPRIDSNDKTLNVNTNVFEWLNTLPAYRDRVAAAINWDVLPWILNAPRAGFPVWSGFDVPPGTRRMDVPDALTEMVEYGRTIWSGVLLDTFVGYAARHAVRSLQPRAMYISLGETDDWAHDGSYERYLRAAHEFDRFLASLWTLVQSMPDYRDRTTFLITVDHGRGPAPLAWKDHGRAIAASAYMWFAVLGPDTAPLGERSNTLLVTQAQMASTVAAFLGEDFHAFFPNAAQPVREILARP; encoded by the coding sequence ATGAAATCCATCGCCACCGCTCTCCTGGCCGCCGTCGGCCTCGCCGCCTTCATCGCCCCCAGCGCCCACGGCGCCGACCGCGCCACCCGGCATGTCTTCCTCATCTCCACCGACGGCCTCCGCTGGGAGGAGGTCTTCCGCGGCGCCGAGGAAATCCTCATCAGCCGCGAGTACGGCAATGTCGGCAACACCAACGCCCTGCGCGAGCTGTACTGGCGACCCACCCCGGAGGCACGGCGCCAGGCCCTGCTGCCCTTCCTTTGGTCCACCGTCGCCACCCAGGGCCAGCTCTGGGGCAACCGCGACCTGCGCAGCGATGTCCGCGTCTCCAATACCCGCCTCTTCTCCTACCCCGGCTACAACGAACTCCTCACCGGCTACGCCGATCCCCGCATCGACAGCAACGACAAGACCCTCAACGTCAATACCAACGTCTTCGAGTGGCTCAACACCCTCCCCGCCTACCGCGACCGGGTCGCCGCCGCCATCAACTGGGATGTCCTTCCCTGGATCCTCAATGCCCCGCGCGCAGGCTTCCCCGTCTGGAGCGGGTTCGATGTCCCTCCCGGCACCCGCCGCATGGACGTCCCCGATGCCCTCACCGAAATGGTCGAGTACGGACGCACCATCTGGTCCGGCGTCCTCCTCGATACCTTCGTCGGCTACGCCGCCCGCCACGCGGTGCGCAGCCTTCAACCGCGCGCCATGTACATTTCCCTCGGCGAAACCGACGACTGGGCCCACGACGGCAGCTACGAACGCTACCTCCGTGCCGCCCACGAATTTGACCGCTTCCTCGCCTCCCTCTGGACCCTCGTCCAGTCCATGCCCGATTACCGTGACCGCACCACCTTCCTCATCACCGTGGACCACGGACGCGGCCCCGCCCCACTGGCCTGGAAGGACCACGGACGCGCCATCGCCGCCTCGGCCTACATGTGGTTCGCCGTCCTCGGACCCGACACCGCCCCGCTCGGCGAACGTTCCAACACCCTCCTCGTCACCCAGGCCCAGATGGCCTCCACCGTCGCCGCCTTCCTCGGCGAAGACTTCCATGCTTTCTTCCCCAATGCCGCCCAGCCCGTCCGCGAGATCCTCGCCCGCCCCTGA
- the rpmI gene encoding 50S ribosomal protein L35 — MRRARPPKTKKSVAKRFKITATGKVMRSRSGRRHLLQSKSPGRRRSLRKQVEVSPTDTHRVLASLPFSHR, encoded by the coding sequence ATGCGACGAGCCCGCCCGCCCAAGACCAAGAAATCCGTGGCCAAACGCTTCAAGATCACGGCCACCGGCAAGGTGATGCGTTCGCGTTCCGGCCGACGCCACCTACTCCAAAGCAAGAGCCCCGGCCGACGCCGCAGCCTCCGCAAACAGGTGGAAGTCAGCCCCACGGATACGCATCGCGTCCTCGCCAGCCTGCCGTTTTCCCACCGCTGA
- the pheS gene encoding phenylalanine--tRNA ligase subunit alpha yields the protein MAGWLADIDPLAREAAEALRSAPDLPALERAKGAFLGPDGRFTRLMKQLGSLSREERPAAGKAINAAKSDIEQLLVARREELECQATAPRIPADFTAPGRRRHLGRLHPLTQTTDAIVAAFRRLGFAVADGPEIEDERHCFDALNTPADHPARDAQDTFYLDLADRPLLRTHTSSVQIRVMERQPPPIRIIVPGRVYRRDNADATHNPTFHQVEGLYVDRDVTVGDLKGTVEFVFRTLMGEDTRIRFRPHYFSYTEPSFEIDFSNALVQRLGKEWLEIAGCGMVHPQVFENVGYDPEVWSGWAFGFGIERIAMLRHGIDDIRLFYGNDVRFLRQF from the coding sequence ATGGCTGGCTGGCTCGCCGACATCGATCCCCTCGCCCGCGAGGCCGCCGAGGCGCTTCGCTCCGCCCCCGACCTCCCCGCCCTGGAACGGGCCAAGGGCGCCTTCCTCGGTCCCGACGGCCGGTTCACCCGCCTCATGAAACAGCTCGGCTCGCTGTCCCGTGAGGAGCGGCCCGCCGCCGGCAAGGCCATCAACGCCGCCAAGTCGGACATCGAACAACTCCTCGTCGCCCGCCGCGAAGAACTGGAATGCCAGGCAACCGCCCCCCGCATCCCGGCGGATTTCACAGCGCCGGGACGTCGCCGCCACCTGGGCCGCCTCCACCCCCTCACCCAGACCACGGACGCCATCGTCGCCGCCTTCCGCCGCCTGGGGTTCGCCGTCGCCGACGGACCCGAAATCGAGGATGAGCGCCATTGCTTCGATGCCCTCAACACCCCCGCCGACCATCCGGCCCGCGACGCGCAGGACACCTTCTACCTCGATCTGGCCGACCGCCCCCTGCTCCGCACCCACACCAGCTCGGTGCAGATCCGGGTCATGGAACGTCAACCCCCTCCCATCCGCATCATCGTCCCCGGCCGCGTGTACCGGCGCGACAACGCCGACGCCACCCACAATCCCACCTTCCACCAGGTGGAAGGCCTCTACGTCGATCGCGACGTGACCGTCGGCGACCTCAAGGGCACCGTCGAATTCGTCTTTCGCACCCTGATGGGCGAGGACACCCGGATCCGCTTCCGTCCCCACTACTTCAGCTATACCGAGCCCAGCTTCGAGATCGATTTCAGCAACGCCCTGGTCCAACGCCTCGGCAAGGAATGGCTCGAAATCGCCGGATGCGGCATGGTCCATCCCCAGGTCTTCGAAAACGTCGGGTATGACCCCGAGGTCTGGTCCGGCTGGGCCTTCGGGTTCGGCATCGAGCGCATTGCCATGCTTCGCCACGGCATCGACGACATCCGGCTCTTCTACGGAAACGATGTCCGTTTCCTCCGCCAATTCTGA
- the pheT gene encoding phenylalanine--tRNA ligase subunit beta, whose translation MKVTLNWLREYVGFDGSPGELAERLTQLGLEVEAMESLGGDFPGVVVAEVLTRDKHPNADKLSVCRVHDGQGERQIVCGAQNFKPGDKVPLILPGHPLPPRPGESAPFVIKVGKIRGVESHGMLCAADELGIHPESLGLAREEGLLILQPEATAGQPFAEYLGRGRPDTLFDLEVTPNRPDLNSVIGIAREIAAVTGQPLRLPTVPTPDPASDHPPADHCVSVRLEAPELCPRYTARVLFGIRVGPSPDWLRTTLERVGLRSINNVVDVTNYVMLETGQPLHAFDYRSLAPDAQGRPAIIVRRASDGESFTALDGRTHTLAPDHLVIADPTRPLALAGIIGGQNSEVTDQTRDILLESANFAPTSIRRTSKTLGIRTDASYRFERGADPNQPGAASARAAHLILSLAGGSMAPGVVDAYPSPVQPRLVTLRHARVNQLLGTHLSPEEIECLLAQLGLKAAHRRPRAVAESAAPEPLTVSIPTYRVDLKRETDLIEEVARMYGVDRIPSVPPRQAQGTHPFDARYDAFMEVRRWLTGLGLSEAQGQTLVALPSIRGVPDPAIVRLANPLSHDMDALRPSLIPGLLDVLRHNLRHQNRDVALFELGRIFRRQDASSRTTESWSVGIALTGARHPASWSGTDRDARYDAHDLKGLIETFFEHLGLRGAAFQRQDASTDLFVEHATIALGGKLPLGTLGQLHPRLARDYDLRDPVLLAELDLDALLARRNPARSFKALPAFPATRRDAAMLLPESVTHDAVLQAVRQAKALHLESAELFDVFRDERLPAGQKSVAYAFTYRAPDRTLTDAEANASHDKILAHLKDRLGATFRA comes from the coding sequence ATGAAGGTCACCCTCAACTGGCTCCGCGAATACGTCGGGTTCGACGGCTCCCCCGGCGAACTGGCCGAACGTCTGACCCAGCTCGGCCTCGAAGTCGAAGCCATGGAATCGCTGGGTGGCGACTTCCCGGGCGTGGTCGTCGCCGAAGTGCTCACCCGCGATAAACATCCCAACGCCGACAAACTCTCCGTCTGCCGCGTCCACGACGGCCAGGGCGAACGCCAGATCGTCTGCGGCGCCCAGAACTTCAAACCCGGCGACAAAGTCCCTCTCATCCTCCCCGGCCACCCCCTCCCACCCCGTCCCGGCGAATCCGCCCCGTTCGTCATCAAAGTCGGCAAAATTCGCGGTGTGGAATCCCACGGCATGCTGTGCGCCGCCGACGAACTCGGCATCCACCCCGAATCCCTCGGCCTCGCCCGCGAAGAGGGCCTCCTCATCCTCCAACCCGAGGCCACCGCCGGCCAACCCTTCGCCGAATACCTGGGCCGCGGCCGTCCCGACACCCTCTTCGACCTCGAAGTCACCCCCAACCGCCCAGACCTCAACAGCGTCATCGGCATCGCCCGCGAAATCGCCGCCGTCACCGGTCAACCCCTTCGTCTCCCCACCGTCCCCACCCCCGATCCCGCTTCGGACCATCCGCCGGCCGATCACTGCGTCTCCGTCCGTCTCGAAGCCCCTGAACTTTGCCCGCGCTACACCGCCCGCGTCCTCTTCGGCATCCGCGTCGGCCCCAGCCCGGACTGGCTCCGCACCACTCTCGAACGGGTCGGCCTCCGCAGCATCAACAACGTCGTGGACGTCACCAACTACGTGATGCTCGAAACCGGCCAGCCCCTCCACGCCTTCGACTATCGGTCCCTTGCCCCCGACGCCCAGGGCCGCCCCGCCATCATCGTCCGCCGCGCCTCCGATGGCGAATCCTTCACCGCCCTGGACGGTCGGACCCACACCCTCGCCCCGGATCACCTCGTCATCGCCGACCCGACCCGCCCCCTCGCCCTCGCCGGGATCATCGGCGGCCAGAACTCAGAGGTCACCGACCAGACCCGCGACATCCTCCTCGAGTCGGCCAACTTCGCCCCCACCTCGATCCGCCGCACCTCGAAGACCCTCGGCATCCGCACCGACGCCTCCTACCGCTTCGAACGCGGCGCCGATCCCAATCAACCCGGGGCCGCCAGCGCCCGCGCCGCCCACCTCATCCTCTCGCTCGCCGGCGGTTCCATGGCCCCGGGAGTCGTGGACGCCTACCCCTCCCCGGTCCAACCCCGCCTCGTCACCCTGCGTCACGCCAGGGTCAACCAGCTCCTTGGCACCCATCTCTCACCCGAGGAGATCGAATGCCTCCTCGCCCAACTCGGCCTCAAGGCCGCCCACCGCCGCCCCCGCGCCGTCGCCGAATCCGCCGCCCCTGAACCCCTCACCGTCTCCATCCCCACCTACCGCGTGGACCTGAAACGCGAAACCGACCTCATCGAGGAGGTCGCCCGCATGTACGGCGTCGATCGCATCCCCTCCGTACCCCCGCGCCAGGCCCAGGGCACCCATCCCTTCGATGCCCGCTACGACGCCTTCATGGAGGTGCGCCGATGGCTCACCGGCCTCGGCCTCAGTGAGGCACAGGGCCAGACTCTCGTCGCCCTCCCCTCCATTCGTGGCGTCCCCGACCCCGCCATCGTCCGCCTGGCCAATCCGCTCAGTCACGACATGGACGCCCTCCGCCCCAGTCTGATCCCCGGGTTGCTGGACGTCCTCCGCCACAACCTCCGCCACCAGAACCGGGACGTCGCCCTGTTCGAGTTGGGACGCATCTTCCGCCGCCAGGACGCCTCATCCCGGACCACCGAATCCTGGAGCGTCGGCATCGCCCTCACCGGCGCCCGTCATCCCGCGTCCTGGTCCGGAACCGACCGCGATGCCCGGTACGATGCCCATGACCTCAAGGGCCTCATCGAGACGTTCTTCGAACATCTCGGACTTCGCGGCGCCGCATTCCAGCGCCAGGACGCCTCCACGGATCTCTTCGTCGAACACGCCACCATCGCCCTCGGCGGCAAACTGCCCCTCGGCACCCTCGGACAACTCCATCCCCGGCTTGCCCGCGACTACGATCTGCGGGACCCCGTCCTCCTCGCCGAACTCGATCTCGACGCCCTCCTCGCCCGCCGCAACCCGGCCCGCTCCTTCAAGGCCCTCCCCGCCTTCCCCGCCACCCGCCGCGATGCGGCCATGCTCCTTCCGGAATCCGTCACCCACGACGCCGTCCTCCAGGCCGTTCGTCAGGCAAAGGCGCTCCACCTCGAATCCGCCGAACTCTTCGATGTCTTCCGCGACGAACGCCTCCCCGCTGGCCAGAAAAGCGTCGCCTACGCCTTCACCTACCGCGCTCCTGATCGAACCCTCACCGATGCCGAGGCCAATGCCTCCCACGACAAGATCCTCGCCCATCTGAAGGATCGCCTGGGCGCCACCTTCCGCGCCTGA
- a CDS encoding HTH domain-containing protein — protein sequence MSYHDPARLFEGRKKEVTNPQGVNQHGEADPQNEVQPTTAAQIAAETGVSRATVERDVAFAKAADKLCVADDITKARQ from the coding sequence ATGAGTTACCATGACCCAGCGCGGCTGTTCGAGGGGCGGAAGAAGGAGGTGACGAATCCTCAAGGCGTGAATCAGCACGGGGAGGCTGACCCTCAAAATGAGGTTCAACCAACAACCGCCGCTCAAATCGCCGCCGAGACGGGCGTCAGCCGCGCCACCGTCGAACGCGACGTAGCCTTCGCCAAAGCCGCCGACAAACTCTGCGTGGCGGATGACATAACAAAGGCTCGCCAATGA
- the mnmE gene encoding tRNA uridine-5-carboxymethylaminomethyl(34) synthesis GTPase MnmE — protein MRLTAGETDTIAAIATPMGEGGLAVVRLSGREALAVADRVFVTPGSARGGALVAATHTLHYGHVVRDGKVVDEVLLAVMRAPRTFTREDVAEISCHGGVFVARQVLDAVLAAGARLALPGEFTRRAFLNGRLDLVQAEAVADLIHARTERALWAAQEQLAGTLSRRVGGLRDDLMGVLAHVEAHLDFPDEDIEPETQDGMGTRLESALGRMDGLLATAREGEVLRRGVRAAIIGRPNAGKSSLLNELVGRDRAIVSPVAGTTRDTIEATANVRGIPVVFVDTAGLRQAGDAIEEEGVRRSRRAAAHAELLLHVLDGSEPMSATDRGFLEEFAGRPRVLVLNKADLGSDLALRELGPAAVSVSCRTGEGLEALKDAIVREAGSGRAGGGTEDIAINARHEDILRRARVAVGSAADALRAGEGLELVAMELRLGVQALGEMVGKTTTEDLLDRIFGEFCLGK, from the coding sequence ATGCGCCTGACGGCTGGGGAGACGGACACGATTGCGGCCATTGCGACCCCGATGGGCGAGGGGGGGCTGGCGGTGGTGCGGCTGTCGGGGCGGGAAGCGCTGGCGGTGGCGGACCGGGTTTTCGTGACGCCGGGTTCGGCGAGGGGGGGAGCCTTGGTGGCGGCGACGCACACCCTGCATTACGGGCATGTGGTGCGGGATGGGAAGGTGGTGGATGAGGTGCTGCTTGCGGTGATGCGGGCGCCTCGGACGTTCACGCGCGAGGACGTGGCGGAGATTTCGTGTCATGGCGGGGTGTTCGTGGCGCGGCAGGTGCTGGACGCCGTGCTGGCGGCGGGGGCGCGGCTGGCGTTGCCCGGGGAATTCACGCGGAGGGCGTTCTTGAACGGGCGGCTGGATCTGGTTCAGGCGGAAGCGGTGGCGGATCTGATCCATGCCCGGACGGAGCGCGCCTTGTGGGCGGCCCAGGAGCAGCTGGCGGGGACGTTGTCGCGGCGGGTGGGCGGGCTCCGGGACGATCTGATGGGGGTGCTGGCGCATGTCGAGGCGCACCTGGATTTCCCGGACGAGGACATCGAGCCGGAGACGCAGGACGGGATGGGAACGCGTTTGGAATCGGCCCTGGGGCGGATGGACGGGTTGCTGGCGACGGCGCGGGAGGGGGAGGTGCTGCGTCGGGGCGTGCGAGCGGCGATCATCGGGCGCCCGAATGCCGGGAAATCGAGTTTGTTGAACGAGTTGGTGGGGCGGGATCGGGCGATCGTTTCGCCGGTGGCGGGGACGACGCGGGACACGATCGAGGCGACGGCCAACGTGAGGGGCATTCCTGTGGTGTTTGTGGACACGGCGGGACTGCGGCAGGCCGGAGACGCGATCGAGGAGGAGGGGGTGCGGCGTTCGCGGCGGGCGGCGGCCCACGCGGAGCTGCTGCTTCATGTGTTGGACGGATCCGAGCCGATGTCGGCGACGGACCGGGGATTTCTGGAGGAGTTTGCCGGGCGTCCCCGGGTGTTGGTCCTGAACAAGGCGGATCTCGGATCGGACCTGGCGTTGAGGGAACTGGGGCCGGCGGCGGTGTCGGTGAGCTGTCGGACGGGGGAGGGGTTGGAGGCGCTGAAGGACGCGATCGTGCGGGAGGCAGGGTCGGGGCGAGCGGGTGGAGGGACGGAGGACATTGCCATCAATGCCCGGCACGAGGACATTCTGCGTCGGGCGCGGGTGGCGGTGGGATCGGCGGCCGATGCATTGCGGGCGGGGGAGGGGCTGGAACTGGTGGCGATGGAATTGCGATTGGGGGTCCAGGCGTTGGGCGAGATGGTGGGGAAGACGACGACGGAGGATTTGCTGGACCGGATATTCGGCGAGTTTTGCCTTGGCAAGTGA
- a CDS encoding ERCC4 domain-containing protein, with protein sequence MNDDIDLPSDGSCRPCIVVDSREQTPLAFRRLASVVGTLGTGDYSARGLEHHLVVERKSVADLIGSLGPERERFERELHRLRGFVFPRLLIVGTEAEVIAGRYRSNMKPRSVMASLHAFEARYGVPIVWVADPESAARLVERWAAWCAYDVTRSARLLAKGMPEAVEAR encoded by the coding sequence ATGAACGACGACATCGACCTTCCAAGCGACGGCTCGTGCCGGCCGTGCATCGTGGTCGATTCGAGGGAGCAAACGCCTCTGGCCTTCCGGCGCCTGGCGTCGGTCGTTGGGACGCTTGGAACTGGCGACTACTCGGCGCGGGGCTTGGAACATCACCTCGTGGTCGAGCGGAAGTCCGTCGCGGATTTGATCGGGTCGCTTGGTCCGGAACGCGAGCGGTTCGAGAGGGAATTGCATCGGCTTCGCGGGTTCGTCTTCCCCCGCCTGCTGATCGTCGGGACCGAGGCCGAGGTGATTGCTGGGCGCTATCGGTCGAACATGAAGCCGCGTTCTGTCATGGCTTCGTTGCATGCCTTCGAGGCGCGTTACGGCGTGCCGATTGTTTGGGTGGCCGATCCGGAATCGGCGGCGCGACTGGTCGAACGGTGGGCGGCGTGGTGCGCGTACGACGTGACCCGGTCCGCGAGGCTGTTGGCGAAGGGCATGCCGGAAGCCGTGGAGGCGCGTTGA
- a CDS encoding type II toxin-antitoxin system VapC family toxin, which yields MGQPRRSKRFALDTNVLYALAGGENWAHAFREKFQERGFALFATPTVIEELAHAATEKEGEEQALAGVALRDLRGWGATPLPLSPVEHGIAEKVAREAIWRCKLPSDELHDALILAEASLCDLPVLVTSDRHLLDADSDAISLCLANFDLPPVNVAHPKALLRAA from the coding sequence ATGGGGCAGCCCCGGCGAAGCAAGCGGTTCGCGCTCGACACTAACGTCTTGTACGCCTTGGCGGGGGGCGAGAATTGGGCGCACGCCTTTCGTGAGAAGTTCCAAGAGCGGGGATTTGCGCTGTTCGCCACACCGACCGTCATTGAGGAACTGGCTCACGCGGCGACGGAGAAGGAGGGTGAGGAACAGGCGCTTGCGGGGGTAGCACTCCGGGACCTGCGGGGCTGGGGGGCAACGCCACTGCCGCTCTCGCCGGTGGAGCATGGCATCGCGGAGAAGGTCGCGAGAGAAGCGATTTGGCGATGCAAGCTCCCCTCCGATGAACTCCATGATGCGTTGATTCTCGCTGAGGCGAGCCTCTGCGATCTTCCCGTTTTGGTGACGTCCGACCGGCACCTCCTCGACGCGGACAGTGACGCGATTTCCTTGTGCCTCGCCAATTTCGATTTGCCGCCCGTTAACGTCGCCCATCCAAAGGCATTACTTCGGGCAGCCTGA
- the rplT gene encoding 50S ribosomal protein L20 codes for MRVTNAPASRQRRKKMLKMAKGFRLKRSKLYRYASDAVDHGLQYAYRDRRNKKRTFRALWQIRINAAARAAGLTYSRFMEGLKSAQVALDRKVLADLAATDANAFAELIRVAQTALDAKRAAARA; via the coding sequence ATGCGTGTCACCAACGCCCCAGCCTCCCGCCAACGCCGGAAGAAGATGCTCAAGATGGCGAAGGGCTTCCGCCTCAAGCGGTCCAAGCTCTATCGCTACGCCTCCGACGCCGTGGACCACGGCCTGCAATACGCCTACCGCGATCGTCGCAATAAGAAACGCACCTTCCGCGCCCTCTGGCAGATCCGCATCAATGCCGCGGCCCGCGCGGCCGGCCTCACCTACAGCCGCTTCATGGAGGGCCTCAAGAGCGCCCAGGTCGCCCTCGACCGCAAGGTCCTCGCCGACCTCGCCGCCACCGATGCCAACGCCTTTGCCGAATTGATCCGCGTGGCGCAAACCGCCCTCGACGCGAAGCGCGCCGCCGCCAGGGCCTGA
- a CDS encoding GNAT family N-acetyltransferase encodes MIRGPEGLGEWEALYDLRWRVLRAPWGQERGSERDEGEADSVHRVAVTSAGRVIGTGRVQWVAEGVAQVRYMAVEEAWRGRGVGAALLESLEREAGRRGAGEIGLNARIEVAEFYARRGYRAMGPGPVLFGRVEHVVMVKAPVRIEP; translated from the coding sequence ATGATTCGTGGGCCGGAAGGCCTGGGCGAATGGGAGGCGCTGTACGATCTGCGCTGGCGGGTGTTGCGGGCGCCGTGGGGGCAGGAGCGTGGGAGCGAGCGGGACGAAGGGGAGGCGGACAGCGTTCATCGGGTGGCCGTGACGTCGGCGGGGCGGGTGATTGGGACAGGGCGGGTTCAGTGGGTGGCGGAGGGGGTGGCGCAGGTGCGCTACATGGCGGTGGAGGAGGCCTGGCGCGGAAGGGGCGTGGGTGCCGCGCTTCTGGAGTCCCTGGAACGGGAGGCGGGGCGACGCGGGGCCGGGGAGATCGGCCTGAATGCGAGGATTGAGGTGGCGGAGTTCTACGCACGGAGGGGGTATCGGGCGATGGGTCCGGGGCCGGTGCTTTTCGGGCGGGTGGAGCATGTGGTCATGGTGAAGGCACCGGTTCGGATTGAACCCTGA
- the amrS gene encoding AmmeMemoRadiSam system radical SAM enzyme, whose protein sequence is MTRVQRLRLGPSVVRAEWWHRTEDGRFQCDLCPRECRLAPGQRGFCFVRDADAAGMRMTSYGRASGFCIDPIEKKPLNHFLPGSSILSFGTAGCNLGCRFCQNWSISKARNMDRLAEVAAPEEVARTAVRAGCRSVAFTYNDPVVFAEYAIDCAHAAREAGIRAVAVTAGYVTEAAREAFYAPLDAANIDLKAFHPEFYRRQCLGRLEAVLETIEWVHRSTRVWIEVTTLLIPGLNDGPLEIGALCEWFLEHLGPDVPLHFTAFHPDFRLLDVPPTPPALLRRARGQALAAGLRFVYTGNIEDPEGQSTRCPGCDDILIARDRYDLTAWKLTPSGRCPNCSLLLPGDFSDSPGSWGSQRRFVRIGDGGG, encoded by the coding sequence ATGACGCGCGTTCAGCGACTTCGGCTGGGGCCCTCGGTGGTGCGTGCCGAGTGGTGGCATCGCACCGAGGACGGCCGGTTTCAGTGCGATTTATGTCCGCGGGAATGCCGGCTGGCGCCGGGGCAGAGGGGGTTTTGTTTTGTCCGGGATGCGGATGCCGCCGGGATGCGGATGACGAGTTACGGGCGAGCCTCCGGTTTCTGCATCGATCCCATCGAAAAGAAGCCACTCAACCACTTTCTGCCGGGCAGCAGCATCCTTTCCTTCGGCACCGCGGGCTGCAATCTCGGGTGCCGGTTCTGCCAGAACTGGTCGATTTCGAAGGCACGGAACATGGATCGCCTGGCGGAGGTGGCGGCACCGGAGGAAGTGGCCCGGACAGCGGTGCGTGCCGGGTGTCGGAGTGTGGCCTTCACCTACAACGATCCCGTGGTCTTCGCGGAGTACGCCATCGACTGTGCGCACGCGGCGCGGGAGGCGGGCATTCGGGCGGTGGCGGTGACGGCAGGCTACGTGACCGAAGCGGCCCGGGAGGCGTTTTACGCCCCACTGGATGCGGCCAATATCGATCTCAAGGCGTTTCATCCCGAGTTTTACCGGCGGCAATGTTTGGGCCGGTTGGAGGCCGTCCTGGAGACGATCGAGTGGGTGCACCGCTCGACGCGGGTATGGATCGAGGTGACGACGCTGCTGATTCCGGGGTTGAACGATGGGCCGTTGGAGATCGGGGCGCTGTGCGAATGGTTTTTGGAGCATCTTGGACCGGACGTGCCCCTGCACTTCACCGCCTTTCATCCCGACTTCCGGTTGCTCGACGTGCCACCGACGCCTCCGGCGTTGTTGCGGCGGGCGAGGGGCCAGGCATTGGCGGCGGGATTGCGATTCGTGTACACGGGCAACATCGAGGATCCCGAGGGGCAATCCACCCGATGTCCGGGATGCGATGACATCCTGATTGCCCGGGATCGGTACGATCTGACCGCCTGGAAGCTGACGCCCAGCGGGCGATGCCCGAACTGCAGCTTGCTCCTGCCCGGGGACTTCAGCGACTCGCCCGGCTCCTGGGGCTCGCAAAGGCGGTTTGTGCGGATAGGGGATGGCGGGGGTTGA